The Lolium rigidum isolate FL_2022 chromosome 2, APGP_CSIRO_Lrig_0.1, whole genome shotgun sequence genomic interval TTTGTCACGCAGGTAGAGAGAGGGCTCCATCAACGCCCTCATCTCGCCACCACCTCACACGCCTCCCCGGCCGTGCTTTCCGCCGACTGCATCTTCCCTCATCGTCACGCACACGGCCACCGCCACCACTCCTCCATTTATTAACCCCCCTCCGCCCTCCTTCTCCCTCATCGCCATCGACCGACGCCACGCCACCACCACCTTCCTCCTCTCACTCCGCGCCGCGTGCTCACTACGGTACGTCTCCTCTTCCCCTAGATATCCCTCCTCACCGTCGCAAACCATAgtactctctccctccctctctcccgccTTCTTGCGGACCGCAGTCCCCgatcgaccgccgccgccgccgccgcagcagcagctaACTGAGGTGAGGAGCGTGGCCATCTCGCGTCGTGTAGCAATGCATGGCAGGTGTTTGCTTCCGTGCCCGACCCGGATCGGGTTCCTTGCGTGCATAGTAGGGCATTCCCCCATCTCCCCTATTCTTCCAATTCCGTCGCAACGGTTCGAGCACTAGATGCCGTGCTCAGATCTATCGACAAGATGCGGATGCGGTGCTCAGGAGGCACTTCACCCGATCCTATATTTACGATCACAAATCCGATTCCATCCATAATTGGCTGTTGGCAGtatttccttcttcttttgttcaaTTCCGCACTACTCGTTTGTAGATCGGCCCGAGATCCAAATCTCCGCCTCGTCGTAAGACTCACTAATACTAGTCCTAGCATCTTTGACCAAGCTTTAGTTTTCTTTAGCGTACTTTGGGGGATAATTGACACGTGGAGCGCTAGATGCGGAAAAGACAAATACCTACTCAAAACGGGTTCAGATCTCCTTCTAAACAACTCAGTTAGGTACATAACTACTAGGATTTAGTACacgtttctttcttttctctattGTGTTCTGTGATTTGTCGGTTCAGTTATTGTTAGTACAGTATATTTCCTCTAAAATTAATGCTGTTAAAGTAAGTACTGCTGCTGTACTCTGGTTTGATAGGATACCATGAATGTTTCAGTTTACCTCAACTCAAACAGTGTGTCAATGCTTGCTTTCTTCTCTTGGAAATGCAAGTGTTCCATGTTCTGGTTCCAATACTTTGGTATTTTGTAAATAGGGGATGGCATGATCTTGATCAAATCTCAGTCACACTTTTCATGTTCTAGAAAATTGAAACCAGTCGCACTTTTGTTCTGTAAATAGGGGACGGCATGATCTTGATCAAAATTCAGTCACACTTTTCATGTTCTCGAAAATTGAAACCagtcacatttttgttttataaggGATGGCATGATCTTAATCAAATCTCACTTTTCATGTTCTCGAAAATAGAAATCAGTCACACTTTTGTTTAACTGATTGGGAACGCGATCCACCGTGAATTCTACTTTTGAGCTCTCAGATTTGTACAAATGCGTGCACCAACCATTTCCATCTCATATACAAAAAAGGCAAAGTATCCCTGTTCTGCATGACTGCATTTCTCCGGATTCTCTTTAAATCCCACAGTTTTAAGATTCTGTTTAGATCTTGGACTCTGGTTCAGTTTCTGATATTTTATGTTCCCACTGTCAAAAGATTACATATATTACATTCTAGTTATCAATTATTTCATTTGATACAGGCTATATAGTAATTTACATTTCGCCTAATACTGTTTAATACTTTACTTTTGCAACAGGATTTAAGAAACTACAGTCTGTAGGGTAATGGCGACACCCTACACGCCTAAGAGCATCCTCATTACGGGAGCTGCTGGCTTCATCGCTTCCCATGTCACAAACCGCATTGTTCGCAACTACCCTGATTACAAGATTGTCGTCCTTGACAAGCTTGACTACTGCTCTAATCTGAAGAACCTGCTCCCTGCCAGCTCCTCACCAAACTTCAAGTTTGTCAAGGGCGATATTGCCAGCGCTGATCTTGTCAACTACCTCCTGGTCACAGAGAACATTGATACTATTATGCACTTTGCAGCCCAGACACATGTTGACAATTCATTTGGGAACTCTTTTGAGTTCACCAAGAACAACATTTATGGTACTCATGTTCTTCTTGAAGCTTGCAAGGTCACTGGCGGACAGATCAGGAGGTTCATCCATGTTAGCACTGACGAGGTCTATGGGGAGACAGATGAGGATGCAGTGGTTGGCAACCACGAGGCCTCACAGCTGCTCCCCACAAACCCCTATTCAGCAACCAAAGCTGGAGCAGAGATGCTTGTTATGGCTTATGGGAGATCCTATGGTCTGCCTGTTATCACTACCCGGGGAAATAATGTGTATGGTCCTAACCAGTTTCCTGAGAAGCTTATCCCCAAGTTCATTCTTTTGGCTCTGAGAGGAAAGCCCCTCCCAATTCATGGTGATGGATCCAATGTCCGGAGCTACCTCTATTGTGAGGATGTTGCCGAGGCTTTTGAGGTCATTCTTCACCGTGGAGAAGTTGGACATGTTTACAACATTGGAACCAAGAGAGAGAGGACAGTCACTGATGTGGCAAAGGATGTCTGCAACCTTTTCAATCTTGAGGCTGATAAAGTTATCCAGTATGTTGATAATAGACCTTTCAATGATCAGAGGTACTTTTTGGATGATGAGAAGCTTAAGAGTCTTGGGTGGTCTGAGCGCACTAGATGGGAGGAGGGCCTGAGGAAGACAATggaatggtatgtggctaattctGACTATTGGGGTGATGTTTCTGGTGCATTGTTGCCTCATCCGAGGACATTGATGATGCCTGGGTCCGAGGGCTCTGAGGAAGTTAAAGGAATGCTAAATCTGTTCACTAACAATCAGACCAAGATGGTGACTCCAGTATCAAAAGGTTCTCCCAAAACTCATTCTCTAAAGTTCTTGATATATGGCCGGACAGGATGGATTGGTGGGCTTCTTGGGAAAATATGTGAGAAGCAAGGAATTCCTTACGAATATGGAAAAGGTCGCTTGGAAGAGCGCTCTTCAATCGTCCTTGATATCCAATCTGTGAAGCCAACACATGTCTTCAATGCTGCTGGTGTTACTGGCAGACCCAATGTGGATTGGTGTGAGTCCCACAAGCCGGAAACAATACGCACCAATGTTGTGGGCACCTTGACTCTAGCTGATGTGTGTAGGGAGCATGGGTTATTGGTGATGAACTATGCCACTGGGTGCATATTTGAATATGATGCAAATCATCCTGAAGGGTCAGGCATCGGCTTCAAAGAAGAGGATACACCAAACTTTACTGGTTCATTCTACTCAAAGACCAAAGCAATGGTAAGTTGGTAACTCCCTTTGCAATGGTTACTTTATTATTTATCTTGCATTTTTGTGTGGTGGCGATATTATATTTGTAAATTTAAGATGCAATTACTGGAATAAACTTCTGATTATTTTTTCTCTGGACAATGCAGGTTGAGGAACTGTTGAAGGAGTACGAGAATGTCTGCACTCTGCGAGTCCGGATGCCAATATCGTCTGACCTCAGCAATCCCCGAAACTTTATCACAAAGATTAGCCGTTACGACAAGGTGGTAAACATCCCAAACAGCATGACAGTGTTGGACGAGCTTTTGCCAATTTCAGTTGAGATGGCTAAAAGGAACTTGCGGGGCATCTGGAACTTCACCAATCCTGGTGTAGTTAGCCACAATGAGATCTTGGAGATGTATAAGAAATACATTGACTCCAGCTACAAGTGGTCAAACTTCACGCTAGAAGAACAGGCCAAGGTCATTGTGGCACCTCGGAGCAACAATGAGATGGATGGGGCAAAGCTGAGTAAGGAGTTCCCTGAACTGCTATCTATCAAAGACTCATTGATCAAGTATGTTTTTGAGCCCAACAGGAAGGTCCCAGCAAAGTGAAGCCAAAACAGGTGATATAGAAATACCAAGCACTGTAAGAGTTTAGGAGCAATTCCACCGTGATTCTTTAGATGTTTTATGATACTACACACCATATCTCTATTATAGATTCACAGCATCGTTTGAACCATATATTCGGCAATCTtcttgtgatagcaagatatttgCCTTGCTTGTTGTAGTGACCACTCGATGAGTTATAAATTCTTCAATGTGCGTGTACCATGTTTGTTCTGTCAAGAAAAGAATTTACagtatcttgtgtactctttaatCTGCTGATGCTTTTGTGAATGACCTTACGTCCTGTGCTGACCAAAGCATTTGGACAAACACTCAACAGTTTAAACTTCTTTGCGTTGTTGCTCCATGCGGGTGTGTTGTGTTTGAGTCCAGGCCAACCCCACCAAAGGACTATTTTTTTGGCTATCCACGTTTTGACCAATATTGGCAAGAAAAATGAAATCAGCACGGGCATGCTATTTTTTAGACAACCATCCAAACTGAACCAAGATTTTAGTCGCAAGCAAAAAGTTGATAAGGTAGAAATTTTTCATGAACCAAACATATGTTTTCCCAGGAGTTTCCAGTACACCCAAAAGTATGCAACCATTATTTTCATCTCGTAGCTGGAAGGAATCGTCTTTTCCTTACttttccttcttctccttctgtATCACCCTAACTGCTTCTAGAAAAAAGATATCACTTTTTTCCCAACAACATCATCTTGATAGCATAAAGACCAAAGATGAGACTTGAAGGTCAGGCAACTTCCATGTTCTAGATTGACTTATGATGGCGGCAATGTCATGTGGGGGAAAATGATATAACGTGCACATGACGTGAGTGCTAGATTCCGTGTAGTACCAGTTTCACCATCTTTGATATTTTTTATTGAGCAAAACTGAGATTGCCGTCAGGCTGTGATATGGCCGATGCAATGGTGCCGTTATGATGAAGGGCTGCTGATGATAGCACTACCCACAAAGTACTTAAATGATTAATATGCGAGGTCCTAAAATTTATAAGGACACATTTAGGTCCATGGAACATCAAAGTTTCGATTAATTGCATTTGGGTATCACAAAAACACGCCGAGGCATAGCCTGGTGGCAGTGAGTTGCTGATAGCTCTCAGCCCATCCGAGTTCGAGACTCTGTACTCGCATTCTCGGTGTTGCACACACAAGTACCTCTATCAATAACACAAGATGATAGGAGGTACACTACAAGATTAAAACAGGTAAGGGGTTCAGTGAACATCCCAGGTTGTTGGGATGGCATCTTTTAGTCCGTTTGCTCCCTCCTTGACCCATGACTTTGCCTCATCTTTGATTTTTTTGTACATGTCCAGAACTGAAGGCTGCACTCTCGAGGACGTAATCATTGTGATGTTTCCAGATCATCCAGGGCACTAGGAGGGTCGTGGACGccaggctcttgtgcattggcttcGGAGTATTTTGCAAATATCTCCCTATGATATGAACCAAGGCATAGAACCATCATTTATTACTATGATTTGATTATCGGGCATGTTCGGATTGTTAGGTTCACAAGAAATTATTTGGATATTAAGTTTACTAGAAAACCTTCTTACATGAGCCCTTCTGATTATATGACCGGATTATAAAATCTATATGTAATTCATTCTACACCTCCACATTCATGCGAAACCAATATGAattcaactttttaattttactttcaGTGTGAAACGATAGCGAGGCACCCACGGTGAATCTTGAAGCTCCCGCGATTTTGTTCTTCGATAGGCGATGGTGGAGTGCGTGCATGTCCTCCTTTGCTATTTTGTTCACTAGTTCAAACCTTATTTCTGTGTGTGGTTTACATATCAGCTTAGTACAACCCCAATGATCATTGAAACCTTATTACACCCAGCTTGTGCAAGAACATAAAGTTCAGAGCGAGTCTAGATAGATGTACACAGCTGAAaaggaatttttttttaaaaaggccCTGCCTAAGCTGTCAAAGGCTCACAACAAGATGAACTAACGACCGCCAACAAAATCGGTCTCTTGttagagaaagaaaaaagaaatttttGGCACAAATTTTGTCTCTTTTGTTTCTACTTTTCTGTTTCGTATTTGAATTTGACATTTTGTTAGATGATTGATGGGAAGAGctacgcggcggcgccgcacaaAAGGCTTGCCCGTGCGACGGGTGACGTCAGCAAGATAGCGACTGATCTAGACTAGCGAAAACAGAAATCAAACGGCCTACACTAGCTCCGCGGTGCATATATCTCAATAAAATATAGGTCACATGAATCCTAACCGTAAGAAACATTTCGTGTACCGTCTAGATCATAACTACCAGTTAATTAATACTCATTGCCCATTACTAATTACCCAATTAATTTTTCTGCTTTCCCAGGTTAATTGTTGCTAACTGCCAGATTAGTAGCTGACATGTTAGTAGTACTAGGTCTAGGTTTATTTAGGATACTGTACTAGCTTTATTCTTGCCAGATTAATTAGACTTGACTACCAGGTTAAATATGCCTAATTGCCAGAATCAATGGTTAATTACGGCCAAATCAATCAGATGCTAACCAGCCTAAAATATACGTAGCCCAATTACCAGATTAATTAAACATAATTGCCACATTAATTATGACTAATCACCAAATTCGGTGAGGTTAATTGCAAGATCAATTACGACCGCACGCTACTCAATCCCCATTTTTAGACCATACCGCTGCATCCGGATGGCCTCCGCCGCCTGGGCCTTTCCAGCGCTGGCGCAAACGCCCGCCGCCATCTGCCGCGGATGCTCGCCGCCCGAGCCTTTCCGGCGCCGTCGCGGAAGCCCCCTGCCCTCTGCCGCGGGAGCCTTTCCGACGTCGGCCGGCGCAGTAGCGGAAGCCCGCCACCCTGCTGCAGCCCAGATCGACGTCTTCCCGACAATTCGACGACAGGGTCCGCTGcatcctcgccggcggcgacctccGCGCTGCAAGCTCTTCGATGGCATCTCCGCCCAACCGATGAGCGCTTCCTCCCaccgctcggcggcggcgtcctgCTGCATCATCGCCGGCGGCAGCTTCCTCCTCTCTGACGCCTCTTCGGCCTCTCCGAGTCTCCGCGCAGCCCTGCTGGTccagagtgagaagagagagaatgGGTGGTTGAGAGGAACGCGTGGtctagagagagaagagagagtgaGTGAGTGGATAAGCAGCGAAGGATAAATGTGATTCGTTCCTAAGGGTGCGATGCGTTTTTTCTAATCATGACACCCGCCGCACCGAATCGTTAGCCATGCGGCGCTTTTAGTTAGATTTTCCCATGATTGATATATGTGGTTTCTATGGTAccatttatttttgaaaaaaaaaatcactacATTCAGATGGGATTTTCGGACTTGGGAGTACCGGAGTACTACCAGAAAATGGGAGAGCACATTAGTTCATCAAAAGGAACAACACAAGTTGCCGTTAAGGTAGCAAATTCTGAGGGTATGTTTGGTTCATGCCATTGTGCCCGACCAAATTTTGCCGCCAACCGCAAGCCAGAAAATTGGCTAAGGATTTCTTGGCCCATTGCCAAAATCTTGGCAAGATTTGTGAAGGGAAGGTGAGGCAGGTGGGCACCTTTTCATTGGCGACCAAAATTTTGGCTACCAATAAAATAAGAGCCAAAATATTATTGGTTGCCAATTTTTATTTTGACGAAATGCAGCAGCGCTGCTTTCAATTATGTTAATAAGAGAAAGCAATTACAGAATgggtagaaaaaagaaaaagaaactataCATCAGGAGCTAAGAAGTAGTTAGTTCAAAGTGGTTTAAACTATTGAACTCCAGGGATCCCAGCACCACACTATACATTCAACCCATCGCTGATCTTATCAGAGACCTCTCAAAGATGCGAGAGTTTCTTTTTTTCCATATCATCCATGATGCCAAGATTTGAATTGTGTGCCAACCTTTGCGTCTTGAGGTGGCAAGAAGAGTGCCACCAGCCAACTCTtcatcgtcctcgtcctcgtcctcgtaggAGTCCAAAGAAGAAAGCCCGGGGCCGGCAACGCAGCACCGGCAAGAAGAGCACTTCGGCAGGGCCACCGAAGGCAACCGACAGCAGCGACAAGGATCCAAGCCCCTCTACCAACACGGCAGGGTCGCAGAGCAGCCCGTCCGGAGGGCGAGAACCGGTTGGAGTGACAGGATTCACCGGTGCTAGGATGTTAAAAGGCCGTTATTTCCCCAATCAGTCTGTCCGGTCAGCTCCTTGCCCAAGATCAACTTTTTTACCTGGCGAAGCATTTTGCATGGAAGCGAAATCCTCAAAAGTGGTGTTCTGTGGAGAATTGGTGATGTAAAAAGTACTTACCTTCATAAACATTGGTGGATACCTGATTTCCGAATGGGTACACTCACCTCAGTCACGCCTTTGCCAGAGTATAGCACTGTGCCACTGTCAGGTATTTAATGAATGAAGAAGGTAATGCATGGGAGGAATCATCTTCGCGTTCCTTTTCCCATGAACCAACTGCTGATAAAATTCTGGAAATACCCATCAGTACCACCTATAGAGAAGATTTTGTGGTTGGCCACATGAGAAGGGGGTGTGTACTCTGTGCGGTCGGCCTATAACCTAGCCAGGACTGCACGCTTTTGGGAGGGTAGGAGTCAAAATAGCTGTGTTACTGGCTCTGTACAGTACTTTGATGAAAAAGGATGGAAACGATTATGGTCTGTACAATGTCCAAATAAAATAAGGCTTCTTTTACAGTACCTTTTACCACTTATGTGAAGGAGAGAGGTATGATTTGAGCAAGGGTCAGGATTAACCGATTTGGATTAGGCTCAACAGGTCAGTAAGACGTGATAATAGGAAAAACATTAAAAATGGTAGTATTTGGCCCAGCCCAATTGGATATGAGGGAGCGCTCAAGGCCGGGCACGCTGAGCTCTACGCGAGGGCGACCACCGCCGGCACATCCATGCCCCAGTCTACATCGAGGACGtctgccgccgccaccggatCGGCCTGCATCGCCGGCGAGCGACACCACCACCAGGTAGAGCTTGTGCTGCATCGCCGGCTAGCGACGCCACCACCAGGTAGGGCTTGTGCTGCATCGCGGGTGACTGCCGCCGCCAGAAGATCGGGCTAGTCCTGCATCGCCGGCGACCTACGCCGCCAACAGGTCGATGCCGCCACCAATTCTTCGCCACCGCGACATCGAGAGACGCCACCACTAATCTCGCCGCCAGCCACGTCGACCCCGAGAGTATAAACATTATCTCCCTCGAAAATTTGGCCTCCTTTATTAAATAATCCTAGCTACAGAGAAATTGAGAGAGAGATCAGGCGATGGCTCTaaatattttgctactgttttgagtAGTTGTT includes:
- the LOC124692099 gene encoding trifunctional UDP-glucose 4,6-dehydratase/UDP-4-keto-6-deoxy-D-glucose 3,5-epimerase/UDP-4-keto-L-rhamnose-reductase RHM1-like; translation: MATPYTPKSILITGAAGFIASHVTNRIVRNYPDYKIVVLDKLDYCSNLKNLLPASSSPNFKFVKGDIASADLVNYLLVTENIDTIMHFAAQTHVDNSFGNSFEFTKNNIYGTHVLLEACKVTGGQIRRFIHVSTDEVYGETDEDAVVGNHEASQLLPTNPYSATKAGAEMLVMAYGRSYGLPVITTRGNNVYGPNQFPEKLIPKFILLALRGKPLPIHGDGSNVRSYLYCEDVAEAFEVILHRGEVGHVYNIGTKRERTVTDVAKDVCNLFNLEADKVIQYVDNRPFNDQRYFLDDEKLKSLGWSERTRWEEGLRKTMEWYVANSDYWGDVSGALLPHPRTLMMPGSEGSEEVKGMLNLFTNNQTKMVTPVSKGSPKTHSLKFLIYGRTGWIGGLLGKICEKQGIPYEYGKGRLEERSSIVLDIQSVKPTHVFNAAGVTGRPNVDWCESHKPETIRTNVVGTLTLADVCREHGLLVMNYATGCIFEYDANHPEGSGIGFKEEDTPNFTGSFYSKTKAMVEELLKEYENVCTLRVRMPISSDLSNPRNFITKISRYDKVVNIPNSMTVLDELLPISVEMAKRNLRGIWNFTNPGVVSHNEILEMYKKYIDSSYKWSNFTLEEQAKVIVAPRSNNEMDGAKLSKEFPELLSIKDSLIKYVFEPNRKVPAK